CGCGAGGTGGCGCCGCGCCTCGATGTGGACGCGGTGATCGCCGGCGATGGCGCGCGCCTACCGCTACATGCCTGGCTGCCACAAGGCGAGCCGCACGGCGTGCTGCTCGGCATCCACGGCTTCAACGACTACGGCGACTCCTTTGCCATCCCCGCCGCCCGCTGGACCGAACAGGGCTATGCGGTCTATGCCTACGACCAGCGCGGCTTCGGTGCCGCGCCCGCACCCGACACCTGGCCCGGCGTAGCGGCGCTGGTCGACGACCTCGACGAGGTGACAGGTGCCGTGGCGGCGCGGCATGCCGGCAAGTCGCTGACGCTGGTCGGGGTCAGCATGGGCGGGGCAGTGGTGATGACCGCACTCGCAGACAGCCGGGTCAAGGCAGCGCAGGGCGCCGTGCTGGTCGGCCCGGCGGTATGGGGACGCGAGAGCATGGCTTGGGCAACACAGGCGGCGCTGTGGCTGGTCGCCCACACTTTGCCGACACTGCGCGTGACCGGGCGCGGGCTCGACATCACGCCGTCGGACAATGTCGAGATGCTGCGCATGCTCAGTGCCGACCCGCTGGTCATCAAGCGCACGCGGGTTGATGCGCTGTGGGGCGTGGTCAACTTGATGGACAGTGCGTTCGCGGCGGCGCCCGCCATCACGCGGCCGCTGCTAGTGCTCTACGGCGCGCGCGACGAGATTATTCCCGAGGCACCGACGCGCGACATGCTCTGCCGCCTCAACGGCCACCATCGCGTCGCCGTATACCCGGAAGGTTATCATATGCTGCTGCGCGACTTGCAGGCCGGCGTGGTGCATGATGACATTACCGCCTGGGTCGCGGCGCCGGATGCGAGGCTACCGTCGGGTGCTCATACCGACGGCTGGGAGTGCTGAGATAATGCGCGTCCTGCTCACCGGTGCCAGGGGTTTTCTCGGCCACCATCTGGCGATCAAGCTTCTGGCGAAGGGCCACGAACTGGTTTACCCCGCGCGCGTTGCCAGAAGACCGCCACCACCACGAGGATGGCGGCGCTGGCGACATACGGTAGCGCCAGGCTGCCAGCTGTGAACAACACGCCGGCAAGGGCTGGACCGAAAATGCGCCCGAGGCTGGCGCCGGCTTGGGCAACGCCGAGGTTGGCGCCCTGCGCCTCGGCCGCGGCGCGGCGCGAGACCAAGCTGGCCAACGCTGGGTTGGCCAAACCGAAGCCGCCTGCTAGCAGCACCATGGCGACCAGCGTCAACGCCAGACTGGTCGCGGCGGGGAGCAGCGCGAAGCCCGCGACCAAGGCGACGATGCCGATCAGTACCACCGCTTCCTCGCCGAGCCCGCGGCTGAGCCGGCCGACCAGACCACCCTGCACGATAA
This window of the Alphaproteobacteria bacterium genome carries:
- a CDS encoding alpha/beta hydrolase; the protein is MRMRAPTLFLTLLLAACTPRQQVVGEREVAPRLDVDAVIAGDGARLPLHAWLPQGEPHGVLLGIHGFNDYGDSFAIPAARWTEQGYAVYAYDQRGFGAAPAPDTWPGVAALVDDLDEVTGAVAARHAGKSLTLVGVSMGGAVVMTALADSRVKAAQGAVLVGPAVWGRESMAWATQAALWLVAHTLPTLRVTGRGLDITPSDNVEMLRMLSADPLVIKRTRVDALWGVVNLMDSAFAAAPAITRPLLVLYGARDEIIPEAPTRDMLCRLNGHHRVAVYPEGYHMLLRDLQAGVVHDDITAWVAAPDARLPSGAHTDGWEC